The following are encoded in a window of Alkalibacter saccharofermentans DSM 14828 genomic DNA:
- a CDS encoding PH domain-containing protein: protein MYRVSVESIGGMVFLGVLFGVGILMVLAAIKFARQEKSDRKSKKAVLELGIMVAVALLTVGLYVAMRFLNVVEIEDGSLKAVFLTGFKSVEIAQVDMTDVYIIDWKADRQYAPARRIMGTSIGSFREGRFTLSNGDRAYLLANGSRVLVVKTRDDIYFFGPDEFEEFVSDFETNIKKID, encoded by the coding sequence ATGTACAGAGTGTCGGTAGAAAGCATAGGGGGTATGGTATTTTTAGGAGTTTTGTTCGGTGTTGGAATTCTTATGGTGCTAGCTGCCATCAAGTTCGCAAGGCAGGAAAAGTCAGACAGAAAGTCAAAAAAAGCCGTGTTGGAGCTGGGGATTATGGTAGCGGTTGCCTTGTTGACTGTGGGCTTGTACGTTGCCATGAGATTTTTAAATGTGGTGGAGATTGAAGATGGGTCTTTAAAGGCAGTATTCTTAACCGGGTTTAAAAGCGTAGAGATTGCCCAGGTGGATATGACCGATGTTTACATCATAGACTGGAAGGCGGACAGGCAGTACGCGCCGGCGAGAAGAATCATGGGAACATCTATAGGCTCATTCAGAGAAGGCCGATTCACATTAAGCAACGGGGATAGGGCATATCTGCTCGCAAATGGAAGCCGAGTACTCGTTGTTAAGACGCGAGATGACATTTATTTCTTTGGACCAGACGAATTCGAGGAATTCGTATCTGATTTTGAAACAAACATCAAAAAAATTGATTAA
- the serC gene encoding 3-phosphoserine/phosphohydroxythreonine transaminase has product MYERVYNFSAGPSVLPEEVLLEASKEMLNYKGSGMSVMEMSHRSKEFMGIAADAEKLLRELMNVPANYKILFLQGGASTQFAMIPLNLFSNSKTADYVDTGAWSTKAIKEAKKYGTVNVLASSKESTYSYIPKLDKSAFSKDADYFHITTNNTIYGTRFTPDNLPDTGDVPLVADMSSNILSEVYDVSKFGLIYAGAQKNMGPAGVTAVIIREDLIGKAMDITPTMLDYKIHADADSLYNTPPCYSIYMCMLVFKWLKEKGGVAAMEKINREKSQLLYDYLDQSAMFKATVAVEDRSLMNVPFVTGNDELDAAFIKEAVAKGFVNLKGHRSVGGMRASIYNAMPVEGVKALVEFMKEFEAKNK; this is encoded by the coding sequence ATGTACGAAAGAGTCTATAATTTTTCTGCCGGACCTTCAGTCTTGCCGGAAGAAGTGCTTCTAGAAGCATCAAAGGAAATGTTGAACTATAAGGGAAGCGGAATGTCTGTGATGGAGATGAGCCACAGATCCAAAGAATTTATGGGTATCGCTGCAGATGCCGAAAAGCTTTTAAGGGAACTGATGAATGTTCCTGCAAACTACAAGATCCTATTTTTACAAGGCGGGGCTTCCACCCAGTTTGCAATGATACCTCTAAATCTGTTTTCCAACTCTAAAACTGCAGATTATGTGGATACCGGAGCTTGGTCCACAAAAGCCATCAAGGAAGCAAAAAAATATGGAACAGTCAATGTTTTGGCTTCATCCAAGGAAAGTACATACTCCTATATTCCAAAGTTGGATAAGTCAGCTTTTTCAAAAGATGCAGATTATTTTCACATAACCACAAACAACACCATATACGGCACGAGATTCACTCCTGACAATCTTCCTGATACGGGAGACGTCCCACTGGTAGCTGACATGTCCTCAAATATACTATCCGAAGTTTATGACGTCAGCAAATTCGGGCTGATTTATGCCGGAGCGCAAAAGAACATGGGACCTGCAGGCGTCACAGCTGTCATAATCAGAGAAGATCTGATAGGAAAAGCAATGGATATCACCCCTACGATGCTGGACTACAAGATACACGCCGATGCTGATTCCCTTTACAATACGCCACCTTGCTATTCAATCTATATGTGCATGCTGGTATTTAAATGGTTGAAGGAAAAAGGCGGAGTAGCCGCTATGGAGAAGATAAACAGGGAAAAATCCCAGCTGCTTTATGATTATCTCGATCAAAGCGCCATGTTCAAAGCTACTGTCGCCGTTGAAGACAGATCTTTAATGAACGTTCCATTCGTTACAGGAAATGACGAGCTGGATGCAGCATTCATTAAGGAAGCTGTAGCAAAAGGCTTTGTCAACCTTAAAGGCCATCGTTCTGTTGGAGGCATGCGAGCAAGCATATACAATGCCATGCCTGTTGAAGGAGTAAAGGCGCTGGTTGAGTTCATGAAGGAATTCGAAGCAAAAAATAAATAA
- a CDS encoding ABC transporter ATP-binding protein has protein sequence MLKIEGVSKSYGSGKIKAVDDISFDVKPGEIFGFLGPNGAGKTTTIKMIVGLLKPDSGTIHINGINNQVDSINSKRQFSYVPDSHEVFEKLKGIEYLNFMGDVYGVDKEKRKSEIQRYLKLFDMEKAVNDPISSYSHGMKQKIVLIGALLHDPRVFILDEPMVGLDPKSSYNLKELMKQRCAEGKSVFFSTHVLEVAEKICDRIAIINNGKIIAQGTMEQLKGDAKDKESLEKIFLELTEI, from the coding sequence ATGCTTAAAATTGAAGGAGTGTCCAAATCATATGGATCGGGAAAAATTAAGGCGGTAGACGATATTAGTTTTGATGTTAAGCCAGGCGAGATATTTGGTTTTTTAGGTCCAAACGGAGCCGGCAAGACGACTACCATAAAAATGATTGTGGGATTACTGAAGCCGGATTCCGGAACCATACATATAAACGGCATAAACAATCAGGTAGATTCGATCAATTCCAAAAGGCAGTTCAGCTACGTTCCCGACAGTCACGAGGTTTTCGAAAAACTCAAGGGAATCGAGTATCTAAATTTCATGGGAGATGTCTACGGTGTGGACAAAGAGAAGAGGAAGAGCGAAATTCAAAGATACTTGAAGCTGTTTGATATGGAAAAAGCGGTCAATGATCCTATAAGCAGCTACTCTCATGGGATGAAGCAAAAGATAGTGCTCATAGGCGCCTTGCTTCATGATCCCAGGGTCTTCATACTGGATGAGCCTATGGTGGGTCTTGACCCGAAATCATCATACAATTTGAAGGAACTTATGAAACAAAGGTGCGCAGAAGGAAAAAGTGTGTTTTTTTCCACACATGTGCTTGAAGTAGCTGAAAAGATCTGTGACAGGATAGCGATAATAAACAATGGAAAAATCATAGCTCAAGGTACCATGGAACAGCTTAAGGGAGATGCAAAAGACAAGGAGAGCCTTGAAAAAATATTCTTGGAGTTGACAGAAATATGA